The proteins below come from a single Burkholderia sp. FERM BP-3421 genomic window:
- a CDS encoding dienelactone hydrolase family protein, with the protein MASQWIDIPTGGDSFGGYLALPKRGKGPAVLIVQEIFGVNSHIRAVADQYAADGYVALAPDVFWRTQPRVELTYDGADRDKGIELLQKTDVGLAVADLGAAAAALRARPEVDGKLAAIGYCFGGRLVYLAAAAGSVDAAVAYYGGGIQNHLDVAGKVAQPIVFHYAGHDHGIPPEAVDQVRQAFAGRANAAFHLYPDAEHGFNCTDRASYHQRAAALAHGRTLSFLAEHL; encoded by the coding sequence ATGGCTTCCCAATGGATCGACATCCCCACCGGCGGCGACAGCTTCGGTGGCTACCTTGCGCTGCCGAAACGCGGCAAGGGGCCCGCCGTCCTCATCGTCCAGGAAATCTTCGGCGTCAACAGCCATATCCGCGCGGTCGCGGACCAGTACGCGGCGGACGGCTATGTCGCGCTCGCGCCGGACGTGTTCTGGCGCACCCAGCCGCGCGTCGAACTGACCTACGACGGCGCGGACCGTGACAAGGGCATCGAACTACTGCAGAAGACCGACGTCGGCCTCGCGGTGGCCGATCTCGGCGCGGCGGCCGCCGCGCTGCGCGCGCGGCCCGAGGTCGACGGCAAGCTCGCCGCGATCGGCTACTGCTTCGGCGGCCGGCTCGTCTATCTGGCCGCCGCGGCCGGTTCGGTCGACGCGGCCGTCGCCTACTACGGCGGCGGCATCCAGAACCATCTCGACGTCGCCGGCAAGGTCGCCCAGCCGATCGTGTTCCACTACGCGGGCCACGACCACGGCATTCCGCCCGAGGCGGTCGACCAGGTGCGGCAGGCGTTCGCCGGCCGCGCGAACGCGGCCTTCCACCTGTACCCGGACGCCGAACACGGCTTCAACTGCACCGACCGCGCCTCCTACCACCAGCGCGCCGCCGCGCTCGCGCACGGCCGCACGCTGAGCTTCCTCGCCGAGCATCTGTAA